In Alistipes ihumii AP11, a genomic segment contains:
- a CDS encoding ATP-binding protein, with translation MRKFGNTGGSESNMRIKVAVGYLLVAVAAVFAVWYIYMRIAPLAVREDATQGAAYRKVLVTGTTISSLYEASYRANIYLQDPSVDNLEAYDRAIDTVYGHIDSLCRLQIPPEQIGILEEITELLKWKKSNLIGLAATMSRLREREVLRHDSLLRALERKDTLSPVVVVIEKPVHKDTIRLVPSERDRFWRRFAGPLMTARDTLKEMPRSSEMPVDTLAPVVSQKMPSDVGGARLQAKPALPSRRRDRTAEAIRQQQHTLMLIDQTINDRATLLLQKMNDENIRAALDEIGTRDRTLKRAGESVLGIALGALCIVLLFVALIFSDINKSKRYKQALEEARRKAEDLMENRQRLLLSISHDIRSPLNSIMGYVELLSSNPSPDKVARYTASMRYSSAHLMELLTNLLEYSRIETGKMTLDAAPFEVFPLFDQTLGMFVPSAERKGVSLVSDNRAEKGMYVKADAARIRQVLINLLSNAVKFTDRGSVTLSAVVRSGDGNGAPLRLEFAVSDTGCGIAPEEQKRIFDEFSRADTAGKEGSGFGLAVVSRLVELLGGTLELDSRIGEGSVFRVSIPVLSVSVSEIPKPVPAEAPPRVTPRSILVVEDDPSQRAMLSEILKSAGHRVCCCDRLEQCVDKLADVDMVLTDIQLGGFSGYQLLSAIRSASEGWARRLPVIAVSASDRLEKESDGFDAVLRKPFTQSELLKTIAGMPSPDPGYDLGELREMMNGDEEAVRTVVETFVSSTRDSLKLLEEYSASRDWPSLAKLAHRMLPMFRQLHADRTAADLEELEKSGSSAEPARISFLVERAIGSAKRILGRMSGSL, from the coding sequence ATGAGAAAATTCGGAAATACGGGCGGCAGCGAGTCGAACATGCGGATCAAGGTGGCCGTAGGCTATCTGTTGGTCGCCGTGGCGGCGGTTTTCGCCGTTTGGTACATTTACATGCGGATTGCGCCGTTGGCTGTTCGCGAGGACGCTACGCAGGGAGCGGCGTACCGGAAAGTGCTGGTTACGGGCACGACGATCTCGTCGCTGTACGAGGCGAGCTACCGGGCGAATATCTATCTGCAGGACCCTTCGGTCGACAATCTGGAAGCTTACGACCGGGCGATCGACACGGTCTACGGCCACATCGACTCGCTTTGCCGGTTGCAGATACCTCCCGAGCAGATCGGCATTCTGGAGGAGATTACCGAGCTGCTGAAGTGGAAAAAATCGAACCTGATCGGTCTGGCCGCCACGATGAGCCGTCTTCGGGAAAGAGAGGTGCTTCGTCACGACAGCCTGTTGCGGGCGCTCGAACGAAAGGACACGCTTTCGCCGGTGGTCGTAGTGATCGAGAAGCCCGTTCATAAGGATACGATTCGTTTGGTTCCTTCCGAGCGGGACCGGTTTTGGCGGCGTTTCGCGGGGCCTCTCATGACGGCGAGAGACACGCTCAAAGAGATGCCGAGGAGCAGCGAGATGCCTGTCGATACGCTCGCTCCCGTTGTTTCGCAAAAGATGCCGTCAGATGTAGGCGGCGCTCGATTGCAGGCGAAGCCGGCGTTACCTTCCAGACGGCGCGACCGGACTGCGGAGGCTATCCGGCAGCAGCAGCATACGCTGATGCTGATCGATCAGACGATCAACGATCGGGCTACGCTGCTTTTGCAGAAGATGAACGACGAAAACATCCGGGCAGCGCTCGACGAGATCGGTACTCGCGACCGGACGCTCAAGCGTGCGGGAGAGTCCGTGCTGGGGATCGCGTTGGGTGCGTTGTGCATAGTGCTTCTTTTCGTCGCTCTGATATTCAGCGATATAAATAAAAGCAAACGTTATAAACAGGCCCTTGAGGAGGCCCGGCGCAAGGCGGAGGACCTGATGGAGAACCGGCAACGGCTGCTGCTGTCGATCTCCCACGATATTCGTTCCCCGCTCAATTCGATCATGGGTTACGTCGAGCTGCTGTCGTCGAATCCTTCTCCCGATAAGGTGGCGCGTTACACGGCCAGCATGAGATACAGTTCGGCTCATCTGATGGAGCTGCTGACCAATCTGCTCGAATATTCCCGGATCGAAACGGGCAAAATGACCCTCGACGCGGCTCCTTTCGAGGTATTCCCGCTATTCGATCAGACCCTCGGCATGTTCGTGCCCTCGGCGGAGAGAAAGGGCGTGTCGCTCGTAAGCGACAACCGCGCGGAGAAGGGCATGTACGTCAAGGCCGATGCGGCCCGAATCAGGCAAGTACTGATCAATCTGCTCTCCAACGCCGTGAAGTTCACCGATCGGGGGTCGGTAACGCTTTCGGCAGTCGTTCGGTCCGGAGACGGGAACGGTGCGCCGCTACGGTTGGAATTCGCCGTGAGCGACACGGGGTGCGGCATTGCGCCGGAAGAGCAGAAGAGGATATTCGACGAGTTTTCGAGGGCCGATACGGCCGGCAAGGAGGGCAGCGGATTCGGGCTGGCCGTCGTGTCGCGTCTGGTCGAGCTGCTGGGAGGAACGTTGGAGCTCGACAGTCGGATCGGCGAGGGGAGCGTTTTCCGGGTCTCGATACCCGTGCTGTCCGTCTCCGTTTCCGAAATTCCGAAGCCTGTCCCGGCCGAGGCTCCCCCTCGGGTCACTCCTCGTTCGATACTCGTTGTCGAGGACGATCCCTCGCAACGAGCCATGTTGAGCGAAATACTGAAATCGGCCGGTCACAGGGTCTGCTGCTGTGATCGGTTGGAGCAGTGCGTGGATAAGCTGGCCGATGTCGATATGGTGCTGACCGATATTCAGCTGGGCGGATTTTCCGGCTATCAGCTGCTCTCGGCGATCCGTTCCGCTTCGGAGGGCTGGGCGCGGAGGTTGCCCGTGATTGCCGTTTCGGCTTCCGACCGTCTGGAGAAAGAGAGCGACGGGTTCGACGCCGTGTTGCGCAAACCATTCACGCAGAGCGAGCTGCTGAAAACGATCGCCGGTATGCCGTCTCCCGATCCGGGATACGATTTGGGCGAACTCCGGGAGATGATGAACGGCGATGAGGAAGCGGTCCGGACGGTCGTGGAGACTTTCGTGTCTTCTACGCGCGACAGCCTGAAACTGCTCGAGGAATACAGTGCCTCCCGCGACTGGCCGTCGCTCGCCAAGCTGGCTCACCGGATGCTGCCGATGTTCCGTCAACTGCATGCCGACCGGACGGCGGCCGATCTGGAAGAATTGGAAAAGAGCGGTTCCTCGGCGGAACCGGCGCGAATATCTTTTCTGGTCGAACGCGCGATCGGCTCGGCGAAGCGAATCCTCGGAAGAATGTCCGGCTCGCTATAG
- a CDS encoding sigma-54-dependent transcriptional regulator, giving the protein MTKVLIVEDDVAFALMLRTWLSKNGYEAESVVSAEQAVKRMGECVFDVVLSDLRLPDRDGITLLEWIRHKSPHSEVIIMTGYANVSTAVAAIKLGAFDYLEKPVNPEILREKMTAAVTRHEQRRSRPETQSASEPGTAIVWGHSEASAKLRDHLLLVAPTNMSVLITGESGTGKEYAARFIHANSKRKARPFVAVDCGVLSRELAASELFGHAKGAFTSAVSDKKGVFETAEGGTVFLDEIGNLPYDVQVQLLRAIQERVIRPVGSVRETAVDVRIIAATNENLLEAIRENKFRGDLFHRLDEFTVQIPPLRERKEDIPAFAESFLQDANRELEKQVEGFDAETAAWMNRYKWPGNLRQMRNAIKRAVLFCKGRIVTIADLPEELTADAESMPEPPASPLLRKVNEKEQILDALRRARNNKSEAARLLEIDRKTLYNKLKLYGIEL; this is encoded by the coding sequence ATGACAAAGGTGCTGATTGTAGAGGATGACGTCGCCTTCGCCCTCATGCTGCGGACATGGTTGTCCAAGAACGGATACGAGGCGGAGAGCGTCGTCAGTGCGGAGCAGGCGGTCAAGCGGATGGGGGAGTGCGTGTTCGACGTCGTGCTGTCGGACCTGCGCCTGCCCGACCGCGACGGCATCACGCTGCTCGAATGGATACGGCACAAATCGCCTCACAGCGAAGTGATCATCATGACCGGCTACGCGAACGTCAGCACGGCGGTGGCGGCTATCAAACTGGGAGCTTTCGATTATCTCGAGAAACCGGTCAACCCCGAAATACTGCGCGAAAAAATGACCGCGGCGGTTACGCGGCACGAACAGCGCCGTTCACGGCCGGAAACGCAGTCCGCTTCGGAGCCCGGAACGGCTATCGTATGGGGACACAGCGAAGCGTCCGCCAAGCTCCGGGATCACCTGTTGCTCGTCGCGCCGACCAACATGTCGGTTCTGATCACGGGCGAAAGCGGCACGGGCAAGGAATACGCGGCCCGCTTCATCCACGCCAACAGCAAGCGGAAGGCCCGTCCGTTCGTCGCCGTCGACTGCGGCGTGCTCTCGCGCGAGCTGGCCGCCAGCGAGCTGTTCGGACATGCCAAAGGAGCCTTTACGTCGGCCGTTTCGGACAAAAAGGGCGTCTTCGAGACGGCGGAAGGCGGAACCGTTTTCCTCGACGAGATCGGCAACCTGCCTTACGACGTACAGGTACAACTGCTCCGCGCGATTCAGGAACGCGTGATCCGTCCCGTCGGCAGCGTGAGGGAAACGGCCGTCGACGTACGGATCATCGCCGCGACGAACGAGAACCTGCTCGAAGCGATCCGCGAGAACAAGTTTCGCGGGGACCTGTTCCACCGTCTCGACGAATTCACCGTGCAGATTCCCCCGCTCCGGGAACGGAAAGAGGACATACCCGCTTTCGCCGAGTCGTTCCTGCAGGACGCCAACCGCGAGCTGGAAAAGCAGGTCGAAGGATTCGACGCCGAGACCGCCGCATGGATGAACCGCTACAAATGGCCCGGCAACCTGCGCCAGATGCGCAATGCGATCAAGCGGGCCGTTCTCTTCTGCAAGGGGCGCATCGTCACGATAGCCGACCTGCCGGAAGAATTGACGGCCGACGCGGAGAGTATGCCGGAGCCGCCCGCTTCGCCCCTGTTGCGCAAGGTCAACGAGAAAGAGCAGATTCTGGATGCGCTGCGTCGCGCGAGGAACAACAAGAGCGAGGCGGCCCGTCTGCTGGAGATCGACCGGAAAACCCTGTACAACAAGCTCAAGCTGTACGGTATCGAGCTATAG
- a CDS encoding potassium/proton antiporter, with protein sequence MVLNAGNILLVGAVLLFVSILAGKAGSKFGVPVLLLFLGVGMVFGSDGLGIQFNSPTIAQFIGMIALSVILFSGGMNTKFKEIRPVLGPGIILATLGVMITTAITGGIIFLVTRYFFGSITLTLYESLLLAAVISSTDSASVFSILRSKGLRLKENLRPMLEFESGSNDPMANILTILFIQVIQVGHMSFGHSAGVLLMQIGVGAVAGYVLGRISLFFVNRLDVDNQSQYPILLLALVFFIFSFTDLIGGNGYLAVYLAGLVIGNSKMPHHRSTTTFFDGIAWLAQLVMFLTLGLLVNPTELLPVAGIGLLIAVAMILIARPATVYLCLLPFRKISGRAKAYVSWVGLRGAVPIIFATYPLIAGINNANLIFNIVFFITIMSLVIQGTTVGYMAGKLRMVDDSEPAALSFSFEELPDEIKSTLSETEVTADMLASGDRLMDLPLPDDELVVTVKRDGAFFIPNGRSKLCLGDKLLVISHSERGQILQTK encoded by the coding sequence ATGGTGCTGAACGCCGGAAATATCTTATTGGTCGGAGCGGTCTTGCTGTTCGTGAGCATTCTCGCGGGGAAAGCGGGCTCCAAGTTCGGCGTTCCCGTCCTGCTGCTGTTTCTGGGCGTCGGCATGGTGTTCGGCAGCGACGGGCTGGGCATTCAGTTCAACAGCCCGACGATCGCCCAGTTCATCGGCATGATCGCACTGAGCGTCATCCTTTTTTCGGGCGGCATGAACACGAAGTTCAAGGAAATCCGCCCCGTGCTGGGTCCGGGCATCATACTGGCCACGCTGGGCGTGATGATCACCACGGCCATTACCGGAGGAATCATCTTTCTTGTCACGCGCTACTTTTTCGGATCGATCACGCTGACGCTTTACGAGTCGCTGCTGCTGGCAGCCGTCATTTCGTCGACGGACTCCGCCTCGGTCTTCTCGATTCTGAGAAGCAAGGGTCTGAGGCTGAAGGAGAATCTCCGTCCGATGCTCGAATTCGAGAGCGGAAGCAACGACCCGATGGCCAACATCCTGACGATCCTGTTCATTCAGGTCATTCAAGTCGGCCACATGAGTTTCGGACACTCGGCCGGCGTACTGCTGATGCAGATCGGCGTCGGCGCGGTCGCCGGCTACGTGCTCGGCCGCATATCGCTCTTCTTCGTCAACCGGCTCGACGTCGACAACCAGTCGCAATACCCGATTCTGCTGCTCGCGCTGGTATTCTTCATCTTTTCGTTCACCGACCTGATCGGCGGCAACGGCTATCTGGCCGTCTATCTCGCCGGTCTGGTGATCGGCAACAGCAAGATGCCGCATCACCGCAGCACGACGACCTTTTTCGACGGTATCGCCTGGCTCGCCCAGCTGGTCATGTTTCTGACGCTCGGCCTGCTCGTCAATCCGACCGAGCTGCTGCCCGTCGCAGGCATCGGACTGCTGATCGCCGTCGCGATGATCCTGATCGCCCGTCCGGCTACGGTCTACCTATGTCTGCTGCCTTTCCGCAAAATCTCCGGCCGGGCCAAAGCCTACGTGTCATGGGTCGGACTGCGGGGAGCCGTGCCGATCATCTTCGCCACCTATCCGCTCATCGCCGGAATCAACAATGCCAACCTGATCTTCAACATCGTGTTCTTCATCACGATCATGTCGCTCGTCATTCAGGGGACCACCGTAGGCTATATGGCCGGAAAGCTGAGAATGGTCGACGATTCGGAGCCTGCCGCCCTGAGCTTCAGTTTCGAGGAACTGCCCGACGAAATCAAGTCGACGCTGTCGGAAACGGAAGTGACCGCCGACATGCTGGCCTCGGGCGACCGGCTGATGGACCTTCCGCTTCCCGACGACGAACTGGTCGTCACGGTCAAGCGCGACGGCGCCTTTTTCATTCCGAACGGTCGCAGCAAGCTCTGTCTCGGCGACAAGCTGCTCGTAATCTCCCACAGCGAACGCGGCCAGATCCTGCAAACGAAATAG
- a CDS encoding DUF4136 domain-containing protein — translation MKKLVYILLAVFALTSCREEPDLSELSSDFLVFTNYDKSTEFSNMKNYYMPDSVLVIGNEDKAEYWTGDQAAPYLEAYEENMQSFGYTRVATKAEAALGLQISYVQSTQYFVGYSYPYWWDSYPGYWGPGYWGNWGYWYYPYNIVYSYHVGSLLTEMVDLRVPQGQEKKLTVVWNSFMSGLLTGSNTINTALAVQAIDQSFVQSPYLNITALAQ, via the coding sequence ATGAAAAAATTAGTCTACATTCTATTGGCCGTTTTCGCTCTGACCTCCTGCAGGGAAGAGCCCGATCTGTCGGAGCTGAGCAGCGATTTTCTCGTATTTACCAACTACGACAAGAGCACGGAGTTCAGCAACATGAAAAACTATTACATGCCCGACAGCGTGTTGGTGATCGGCAACGAGGACAAGGCTGAATACTGGACGGGGGATCAAGCCGCTCCCTATCTGGAAGCCTATGAGGAGAACATGCAGAGTTTCGGCTATACCCGTGTCGCTACCAAGGCGGAGGCGGCTCTCGGACTGCAGATCAGCTATGTTCAGAGCACGCAGTATTTCGTGGGGTACAGCTATCCCTACTGGTGGGACAGCTATCCCGGCTACTGGGGCCCGGGTTATTGGGGCAACTGGGGCTACTGGTATTACCCCTATAATATCGTGTACAGCTACCACGTCGGATCGCTGCTGACCGAAATGGTCGACCTGCGCGTTCCTCAGGGACAGGAAAAGAAACTTACTGTCGTGTGGAACTCCTTCATGAGCGGACTGCTGACCGGCTCGAACACGATCAACACGGCGCTGGCCGTTCAGGCGATCGACCAGTCGTTCGTGCAGTCGCCCTATCTGAATATTACCGCTTTAGCCCAATAA
- a CDS encoding outer membrane beta-barrel protein produces the protein MKNIKSKLFGFVAAVVVALSLPATGHSQILYNGYFNIDWQYNWPLGDSYADKSSGWGMNFEGGYYFPSNVGLGAFIAFHTNNKYIPRQTFPIGGTGAITTDQQHSVFQLPFGVTGRYRFTQGRVLEPYVAVKVGANYARVSSYFYVLEAYEKTWGFFVSPELGLNVCPFNQNRIGVHVAAYYSYATNKCTTLNFKMDQLSNFGLRVGLSF, from the coding sequence ATGAAAAACATAAAAAGCAAACTGTTCGGGTTCGTCGCCGCTGTCGTCGTGGCGCTTTCTCTGCCTGCCACGGGGCATTCGCAGATACTTTACAACGGCTATTTCAATATCGACTGGCAGTACAACTGGCCGCTGGGCGACAGCTATGCCGACAAGTCGAGCGGCTGGGGCATGAATTTCGAGGGCGGCTATTACTTCCCGTCGAACGTCGGTCTGGGCGCTTTCATCGCGTTCCATACCAATAACAAGTACATTCCCCGCCAGACTTTTCCCATCGGCGGAACCGGAGCTATCACGACCGACCAGCAGCATTCGGTGTTCCAGTTGCCGTTCGGCGTTACGGGCCGCTATCGCTTTACGCAGGGGCGCGTGCTGGAACCCTACGTGGCGGTGAAGGTGGGGGCCAACTATGCCCGGGTCTCTTCCTATTTTTACGTGCTCGAGGCCTATGAGAAGACTTGGGGATTCTTTGTTTCCCCGGAGTTGGGCCTGAACGTCTGCCCGTTCAACCAGAACCGGATCGGAGTCCATGTGGCCGCGTATTACAGTTATGCGACCAACAAGTGCACGACGCTCAATTTCAAAATGGACCAACTGAGTAATTTCGGTCTCCGGGTGGGTTTGTCATTCTGA
- a CDS encoding UDP-glucose dehydrogenase family protein codes for MRIAVVGSGYVGLVSGACFSEMGAEVVCIDTDASKIEQLKNGRIPIYEPGLDAIVQKNMQSGRLSFETDLASCMDGIEIVFIAVGTPPDENGDADLRYVFEVARTFGSAVKEYALLVTKSTVPVGTSRRIQQVVRQELARRGAEVEFDVASNPEFLKEGSAIKDFMSPDRVVVGVESARAKELMSRLYRPFLLNNFRVIFMDVTSAEMTKYAANSMLATRISFMNDIANLCEIVGADVNMVRKGIGSDARIGSKFLYPGCGYGGSCFPKDVKALIRTAEKHGYPMEVLSAVERVNERQKRVLFDKLTKRFGSDLTGRKIALWGLAFKPETDDMREATSLVLIDRILSAGGTVTAYDPVAMETCRTRIGDRIRYAKEMYEAAVDADALILVTEWKEFRLPAWQVVERVMRTPVLFDGRNIYDKKEFAGTRIEYHCIGG; via the coding sequence ATGAGAATAGCAGTGGTAGGAAGCGGGTATGTCGGACTCGTCTCGGGCGCCTGTTTTTCGGAAATGGGCGCCGAGGTGGTCTGCATCGACACGGACGCCTCGAAAATCGAGCAGCTCAAGAACGGGCGGATTCCGATCTACGAGCCCGGACTCGACGCGATCGTGCAGAAGAACATGCAGTCGGGACGGCTGAGCTTCGAGACCGATCTGGCCTCCTGCATGGACGGCATCGAGATCGTATTCATCGCCGTAGGAACCCCTCCGGACGAGAACGGCGACGCCGACCTGCGCTACGTGTTCGAAGTGGCGCGGACGTTCGGCTCGGCAGTCAAGGAATATGCGCTGCTGGTCACCAAGAGCACCGTTCCGGTAGGCACGTCGCGCCGGATTCAGCAGGTCGTGCGGCAGGAGCTCGCCCGCCGGGGAGCCGAAGTCGAATTCGACGTGGCTTCCAATCCCGAGTTTCTGAAAGAAGGCAGCGCCATCAAAGACTTCATGAGCCCCGACCGCGTAGTGGTCGGAGTCGAGAGCGCGCGCGCGAAAGAGCTGATGAGTCGGCTGTACCGCCCCTTCCTGCTGAACAATTTCCGGGTAATCTTCATGGACGTCACCTCGGCCGAGATGACCAAATACGCCGCGAACAGCATGCTCGCCACCCGCATCAGCTTCATGAACGACATCGCCAACCTGTGCGAAATCGTCGGAGCGGACGTGAACATGGTCCGCAAGGGAATCGGCAGCGACGCACGCATCGGAAGCAAGTTTCTTTACCCGGGCTGCGGCTACGGCGGTTCCTGCTTCCCGAAAGACGTCAAGGCGCTGATCCGAACGGCCGAGAAGCACGGCTATCCGATGGAGGTCCTCTCGGCGGTCGAGCGGGTTAACGAGCGGCAGAAACGGGTGCTTTTCGACAAGCTGACCAAGCGTTTCGGCAGCGATCTGACGGGGCGGAAGATCGCCTTGTGGGGGCTGGCTTTCAAACCCGAAACGGACGATATGCGGGAAGCCACGTCGCTCGTGCTGATCGACCGAATTCTCTCGGCGGGAGGAACCGTAACCGCCTACGATCCGGTGGCTATGGAGACATGCCGGACGCGCATCGGCGACCGTATCCGCTATGCCAAGGAGATGTACGAAGCCGCCGTAGACGCCGATGCGCTGATTCTGGTGACCGAATGGAAGGAATTCCGGCTTCCGGCATGGCAGGTCGTCGAGCGCGTCATGCGCACCCCGGTGCTTTTCGACGGACGCAACATTTACGACAAGAAAGAATTCGCCGGCACGCGGATCGAATACCACTGCATCGGAGGATAG
- a CDS encoding MraY family glycosyltransferase produces the protein MELKIFVILTFVISALAGWLTIPKIILISKKKKLFDELSARKSHHGNVPRLGGVSFFPSFLFSVTLLLGMCYYQGLTVAASPVEAAAFKELFFVIAGGTLLFFVGLADDLSGLSYKPKFVAQILVGVLLIYGGVGIENLGGLFGLYHIPSSVGWVLTVLVTVLLVNAYNLIDGIDGLCSGLALLALGAFGGWFCWNHLYVYGMMAMGIAGVVSVFFFYNVLGRRMKIFMGDTGSLTLGFLIAFFGLKFYNLNINTDMFGIQATPAVFLGIVFIPAFDTLRVFCVRIASGLSPFYPDKRHIHHKMLRLGLTHFQSAMLIIVMQTCFILMNVLMKNVNINLLFGIDLLLGVLLVWQLDRMGDRRERKGKA, from the coding sequence ATGGAACTGAAAATTTTCGTCATCCTGACTTTCGTCATTTCGGCCTTGGCCGGGTGGCTGACCATACCCAAGATTATCCTGATCTCGAAAAAGAAAAAGCTTTTCGACGAGCTTTCCGCGCGCAAGTCCCATCATGGAAACGTTCCCCGTTTGGGAGGAGTCTCGTTCTTCCCGTCGTTTCTTTTTTCGGTAACTCTGTTGCTGGGCATGTGCTACTATCAGGGGCTGACCGTAGCCGCATCGCCTGTCGAGGCGGCGGCGTTCAAAGAACTGTTTTTCGTCATAGCGGGCGGGACGCTGCTTTTCTTCGTCGGTCTGGCCGACGATCTGAGCGGCCTCTCCTACAAGCCGAAGTTCGTGGCGCAGATACTGGTCGGCGTGCTGCTGATTTACGGCGGCGTGGGAATCGAGAATCTGGGCGGACTGTTCGGTCTGTACCACATTCCGTCGTCCGTCGGGTGGGTGCTGACCGTGCTGGTGACCGTCCTGCTGGTCAACGCTTATAACCTGATCGACGGCATCGACGGGCTCTGCTCGGGGCTGGCCCTGCTGGCGTTGGGGGCTTTCGGCGGCTGGTTCTGCTGGAATCATCTGTATGTGTACGGGATGATGGCGATGGGCATCGCGGGCGTGGTGAGCGTTTTTTTCTTTTACAACGTGCTGGGACGCCGAATGAAAATCTTCATGGGAGATACCGGCTCGCTGACGCTCGGCTTTCTGATAGCCTTTTTCGGTCTGAAATTCTACAATCTGAATATCAATACGGATATGTTCGGCATACAGGCGACGCCGGCTGTTTTTTTGGGTATCGTCTTCATTCCGGCTTTCGATACGCTACGCGTGTTCTGTGTCCGGATCGCGTCCGGCCTTTCGCCGTTCTATCCCGACAAAAGGCACATCCATCACAAGATGCTCCGTCTCGGCCTCACCCATTTCCAAAGCGCCATGCTGATCATCGTGATGCAGACTTGCTTCATCCTGATGAACGTGCTGATGAAGAACGTCAATATCAACTTGCTTTTCGGGATCGACCTGCTGTTGGGGGTGCTGCTGGTCTGGCAGCTCGACCGGATGGGCGATCGGCGCGAGCGTAAAGGAAAGGCGTAG